A section of the Gloeobacter violaceus PCC 7421 genome encodes:
- a CDS encoding AI-2E family transporter yields the protein MTRQQWAMLVVAGVLAWVAYLVLGPFLPAIAWAAILALVSWPLYQKVYEILDKRSIYAALAMTLLVSLSVILPVVLIAASLASDAVELYRTVQADGSMSLAALKESYAALGRTVARVPVVGGQLQNWLREVDLVQVQQWLRSGAGRILTWLAGFGQAISGALVTLGLTIFTLFFLYLSGLDLVRQTREALEKLGGEPLVSLLDPLGATVRAVVLGLVLTGAAQGLLAGLGLWVAGIEIALILGVLAALLSILQIPTPVVWFPCVIWLAANGQTWQAVALFLWGALVVGTIDNFLKPLFISQGTGIPILLVFFGVLGGLLAFGTIGIVVGPVSLALLLVLWRRWTAPPETVPNAAGQTPLPTIKEKQT from the coding sequence TCCTGGCTCTGGTGAGCTGGCCGTTGTACCAGAAAGTTTACGAAATCCTCGACAAGCGCAGCATCTACGCCGCGCTCGCGATGACGCTGCTGGTGTCGCTGTCGGTGATCTTGCCGGTTGTGCTGATCGCCGCGAGTCTGGCCAGCGATGCCGTCGAGCTGTATCGGACCGTGCAGGCCGACGGCTCGATGAGTCTCGCGGCCCTCAAGGAGAGCTACGCCGCCCTCGGCCGGACCGTCGCCCGGGTGCCTGTGGTGGGCGGCCAACTGCAGAACTGGCTGCGCGAGGTCGATCTGGTGCAAGTTCAGCAGTGGTTGCGCTCCGGGGCCGGGCGCATTCTCACCTGGCTGGCGGGGTTCGGCCAGGCGATTAGCGGCGCTCTGGTAACCCTGGGCCTGACCATTTTCACGCTGTTTTTTCTATACCTGAGCGGTCTGGACCTGGTCCGTCAGACGCGAGAGGCGCTCGAAAAGCTTGGAGGCGAACCGCTCGTCTCGCTGCTCGATCCGCTCGGGGCGACCGTGCGGGCGGTGGTGCTCGGGCTGGTGCTCACCGGGGCAGCCCAGGGATTGCTCGCCGGGCTTGGGCTCTGGGTGGCGGGGATCGAAATTGCCCTGATCTTGGGGGTGCTCGCGGCGTTGTTGTCGATTTTGCAGATTCCCACCCCGGTGGTCTGGTTTCCCTGCGTTATCTGGCTGGCGGCGAATGGCCAAACCTGGCAGGCGGTCGCCCTGTTTCTCTGGGGTGCACTGGTGGTGGGCACCATCGACAACTTCCTTAAGCCGCTGTTTATCAGTCAGGGTACCGGTATCCCCATCTTGCTGGTGTTCTTTGGGGTCTTGGGCGGTCTGCTTGCCTTCGGCACCATCGGCATTGTCGTCGGACCGGTGAGTCTGGCGCTGCTGTTGGTACTCTGGCGGCGCTGGACCGCCCCGCCGGAAACCGTGCCGAACGCTGCCGGGCAGACGCCGCTGCCGACGATCAAAGAAAAACAAACCTAG
- a CDS encoding MarR family winged helix-turn-helix transcriptional regulator: MPPSSSKTIRAAQENFMPTLRELAGAYQAFSNYSARHVRSVGLTPPQFDVISTLGNTDGMSMNKLGEKTLITKGTLTGIIDRLEEKGLVKRAVTEGNRRSFTVALTPEGEQLFEQIFPAHVAHLKARFMGLSEAQLDQLFVALKMLRTLFE; this comes from the coding sequence ATGCCCCCCTCCTCCTCCAAGACGATTCGAGCGGCTCAGGAAAACTTCATGCCCACCCTGCGCGAATTGGCCGGAGCCTACCAGGCATTTTCGAACTATTCGGCCCGGCACGTGCGCTCGGTGGGCCTCACGCCGCCCCAGTTCGATGTGATCAGCACCCTCGGCAACACCGACGGCATGAGCATGAACAAATTGGGAGAAAAGACGCTCATCACCAAGGGTACGCTCACGGGAATCATCGACCGGCTCGAAGAAAAAGGACTGGTCAAGCGCGCCGTTACCGAGGGTAATCGCCGCAGCTTTACCGTCGCCCTCACCCCCGAGGGCGAGCAACTGTTCGAGCAGATATTCCCGGCCCATGTCGCCCACCTCAAGGCGCGCTTTATGGGCCTGAGCGAAGCGCAACTCGACCAACTGTTTGTCGCCCTTAAAATGCTGCGTACATTGTTCGAGTGA
- a CDS encoding DUF952 domain-containing protein has protein sequence MQPEQPIFHITSRSQWEAARGEGVYRPPSLQSEGFIHCCRAEQLAGVRERYFRGQTALMLLTIDPSKLTAAVREEDAHGRGETFPHLYGPLNLNAVVEVCDLPAADT, from the coding sequence GTGCAGCCGGAACAGCCCATCTTCCACATTACCAGCCGCTCCCAGTGGGAGGCGGCCCGGGGCGAAGGCGTCTACCGTCCCCCAAGCCTGCAGAGCGAAGGCTTTATCCACTGCTGTCGGGCTGAGCAGTTGGCCGGGGTCCGCGAGCGCTACTTTCGAGGCCAGACAGCTCTGATGCTGCTCACCATCGACCCCAGCAAACTCACTGCCGCTGTGCGTGAGGAAGACGCCCACGGCCGCGGCGAGACATTTCCGCACCTCTACGGGCCGCTCAATCTCAACGCCGTTGTGGAAGTTTGTGACCTTCCGGCAGCTGACACCTGA
- the lepA gene encoding translation elongation factor 4: MTAVPVSQIRNFSIIAHIDHGKSTLADRLLQVTGTVSDRNMTAQYLDNMDLERERGITIKLQAARMEYVADDGEKYILNLIDTPGHVDFTYEVSRSLAACEGALLVVDASQGVEAQTLANVYLAIENNLEIIPVLNKIDLPGAEPERVLDEIEEIIGLERTGAIRASAKEGIGIHDILEAIVHRIPPPADTVAEPLQALIFDSYYDAYRGVIVYFRVMSGSVKKGNKIRFMASGKEFEIDEIGVLKPFQVPVDELHAGEVGYIAAAIKLVQDARVGDTITLVSNPAATPLPGYQEAMPVVFCGLYPTDSDQFEDLREALDKLSLNDAALHFEPESSGALGFGFRCGFLGLLHMEVVQERLEREYDLDLVTTAPSVVYRVNKTDGTVLEVQNPADLPPSQLRTSIEEPYVKVELITPQEFVGTLMELSQGRRGIFKDMRYLTPTRTTLIYEIPLAEVITDFFDQMKSRSRGYASMEYQLIGFREGNLVRLDIVLNGEPVDSLSCITHADKAPEVGRQLTAKLKELIPRQQFQVPIQAAIGSKVVARENIAPLRKNVLAKCYGGDISRKKKLLEKQKKGKKRMKSIGSVDVPQEAFMAVLKLEG; encoded by the coding sequence ATGACCGCCGTTCCCGTTTCGCAGATTCGCAATTTCAGCATTATTGCCCACATCGACCACGGCAAGTCCACCCTGGCCGATCGGCTGTTGCAGGTGACAGGCACCGTGAGCGACCGGAATATGACCGCCCAGTACCTCGACAACATGGACTTGGAGCGCGAGCGGGGCATCACGATCAAGCTGCAGGCGGCCCGCATGGAGTATGTCGCCGATGACGGCGAGAAGTACATTCTGAATCTCATCGACACCCCTGGTCATGTCGACTTTACCTACGAGGTCTCGCGCTCACTCGCCGCCTGCGAAGGGGCTTTGCTGGTAGTGGACGCAAGCCAGGGCGTCGAAGCGCAGACCCTGGCCAACGTCTATCTGGCGATTGAGAACAACCTCGAAATCATCCCGGTGCTCAACAAGATTGATCTGCCGGGGGCGGAGCCGGAGCGCGTCCTCGACGAGATCGAAGAAATCATTGGTCTTGAGCGCACCGGGGCGATTCGCGCCTCGGCCAAAGAAGGGATCGGCATCCACGACATCCTGGAAGCTATCGTCCACCGCATTCCGCCGCCCGCGGACACGGTGGCCGAGCCTTTGCAGGCACTGATATTCGACAGCTACTACGACGCCTACCGGGGAGTAATCGTCTACTTTCGGGTGATGAGCGGTTCGGTCAAAAAGGGCAACAAAATTCGCTTTATGGCCTCCGGCAAAGAATTTGAAATCGACGAAATCGGCGTGCTGAAGCCTTTTCAGGTGCCGGTGGATGAACTGCACGCGGGTGAAGTGGGCTATATCGCCGCCGCCATCAAGCTGGTGCAGGACGCCCGCGTGGGCGACACGATCACCTTGGTCTCCAACCCCGCCGCCACGCCCTTGCCGGGCTATCAGGAGGCGATGCCGGTGGTCTTCTGCGGGCTCTACCCCACCGACTCCGACCAGTTCGAAGACCTGCGCGAGGCGCTCGACAAACTCAGCCTCAACGACGCGGCATTGCACTTTGAGCCCGAGAGTTCGGGAGCTCTGGGATTCGGCTTTCGCTGCGGCTTTTTGGGATTGCTGCACATGGAGGTGGTGCAGGAGCGGCTGGAACGAGAGTACGACCTGGATCTGGTCACCACCGCCCCCTCGGTCGTCTACCGGGTCAACAAGACCGACGGCACAGTGCTGGAGGTCCAGAACCCCGCCGACTTGCCCCCGTCCCAATTGCGCACCTCGATCGAAGAGCCTTACGTCAAAGTCGAACTGATTACCCCCCAGGAGTTCGTGGGCACGCTGATGGAGCTGAGCCAGGGGCGGCGGGGAATTTTCAAGGACATGCGCTACCTGACGCCGACGCGCACCACGCTCATCTACGAAATTCCGCTGGCCGAAGTGATCACCGACTTTTTCGACCAGATGAAGTCGCGCTCGCGCGGTTACGCCTCGATGGAGTACCAGCTGATCGGCTTCCGCGAGGGCAACCTGGTGCGCCTCGACATCGTGCTCAACGGCGAGCCGGTCGATTCGCTCTCCTGCATCACCCACGCCGACAAAGCGCCCGAGGTGGGCCGGCAACTCACCGCCAAACTCAAAGAACTGATCCCCCGCCAGCAATTTCAGGTGCCGATCCAGGCCGCCATCGGCTCGAAGGTGGTGGCGCGCGAAAACATCGCCCCTTTGCGCAAGAACGTGCTGGCCAAGTGCTATGGCGGCGACATCAGCCGCAAGAAAAAGCTGCTCGAAAAGCAGAAAAAAGGCAAAAAGCGCATGAAATCGATCGGCTCGGTGGACGTGCCTCAGGAAGCCTTCATGGCCGTGCTCAAGCTCGAAGGCTGA
- a CDS encoding FG-GAP-like repeat-containing protein, whose protein sequence is MPLGDSITEGFTVSGGYRTDLWNSLVSEGSNADFVGSQSSGPSSLSDKNHEGHPGYFIDQIADGIDDWLPKYKPETVLLLIGTNDIEKNNDPGGAPGRLSALIDQIFALRSSVKLYVASIPPADDSAINQRVLDYNAAIPGIVNGKITQGKKVVYVDIYNALTTADLADTVHPDAEGYAKIADRWFETLRVASLAGSPKSDFSGDGQWDILWRNGANGRNTVWLMNGSARSAVVELPAVSDPNWRSVGTADFDFDGKPDILWRNTKTGANSIWLMNGTEYRAAISLPTVGDPKWQIAGAADFNFDGKPDILWRNQATGANSVWLMDGAVYRAAVTLQAVADLGWQIGGTGDFDANATPDILWRNTATGANAIWKMNGLAFLSSVSVPSVGDLGWQSAGAGDFSGDGKPDILWRNTATGSNALWQMDGTVFIQSLPLEAVGDLAWQIGGPR, encoded by the coding sequence ATGCCCCTGGGAGATTCGATTACCGAGGGTTTTACCGTTTCGGGAGGCTACCGCACCGACCTGTGGAACAGTCTGGTTTCGGAAGGTAGCAACGCCGATTTTGTCGGTTCCCAATCGAGCGGTCCATCCAGCCTGAGCGACAAAAACCACGAGGGCCATCCCGGCTATTTTATCGACCAAATTGCAGACGGTATCGACGACTGGCTGCCGAAGTACAAACCGGAGACAGTGCTGTTGCTCATCGGCACCAACGACATCGAAAAAAACAACGATCCTGGCGGTGCACCGGGTCGATTGAGCGCCCTTATCGACCAGATTTTCGCGTTGCGCTCCTCTGTGAAGCTCTATGTCGCTTCGATCCCGCCTGCCGACGATAGCGCTATCAATCAGCGGGTGCTCGATTACAACGCCGCGATCCCCGGCATCGTAAACGGCAAGATCACCCAGGGTAAAAAAGTCGTCTACGTGGACATCTACAATGCCCTGACCACCGCCGATCTGGCGGATACGGTGCACCCCGACGCCGAGGGCTACGCCAAGATCGCCGATCGCTGGTTCGAGACGCTGCGGGTTGCAAGCCTCGCAGGCAGCCCTAAAAGTGATTTCAGCGGCGACGGCCAATGGGACATTCTCTGGCGCAACGGTGCCAACGGCAGGAATACCGTCTGGCTGATGAATGGTTCGGCCCGCTCCGCAGTCGTGGAACTACCCGCCGTTTCAGATCCCAACTGGCGGTCGGTCGGGACGGCCGATTTCGACTTCGACGGCAAGCCCGACATTCTCTGGCGCAACACCAAAACCGGCGCCAACTCCATCTGGTTGATGAACGGCACGGAGTACCGCGCGGCTATTTCCCTGCCCACGGTGGGCGATCCGAAGTGGCAGATTGCCGGGGCGGCGGACTTCAACTTCGACGGCAAACCCGATATCCTCTGGCGCAATCAAGCCACCGGTGCCAATTCCGTCTGGTTGATGGACGGAGCGGTCTACCGAGCGGCCGTCACTTTACAGGCGGTCGCCGATCTGGGCTGGCAAATCGGTGGCACGGGCGACTTCGATGCCAACGCCACCCCGGACATCCTCTGGCGCAACACGGCCACTGGTGCTAATGCCATCTGGAAGATGAACGGCCTTGCTTTTTTGAGCAGCGTTTCTGTACCGTCGGTGGGCGATCTGGGCTGGCAAAGCGCCGGGGCGGGAGACTTCAGTGGCGACGGCAAACCCGACATCCTCTGGCGCAACACGGCCACCGGCAGCAACGCCCTGTGGCAGATGGACGGCACTGTCTTCATCCAATCCCTCCCGCTCGAAGCGGTGGGCGATCTAGCCTGGCAGATCGGAGGACCGCGGTAA
- the ssuE gene encoding NADPH-dependent FMN reductase: MARILAVSGSPSHPSRTHSLVEYAVGLLPPEVGADVFAVRDLPPEVLVFARFDSPALDGPKALLEKADGLIIATPIYKAAYTGLLKSFLDLLPQKALLGKAVLPIATGGTIAHLLAIDYALKPVLCELGARHLLGGVYAVDKQIQRQADGSTVLDEEIDQRLKHSVGDLVKAIGG, from the coding sequence GTGGCTCGTATTCTGGCTGTTTCCGGCAGTCCCTCTCACCCGTCGAGGACACATTCGCTCGTGGAATATGCCGTTGGGCTTCTGCCGCCGGAGGTCGGGGCGGACGTGTTTGCAGTGCGCGATCTGCCGCCCGAGGTGCTGGTCTTTGCCCGCTTCGACAGCCCTGCCCTCGACGGGCCGAAGGCGCTGCTTGAAAAAGCGGACGGGTTGATTATCGCGACTCCCATTTACAAGGCGGCTTATACCGGGCTGTTGAAGAGCTTTTTGGACCTGCTGCCGCAGAAGGCTTTGCTCGGAAAAGCCGTGTTGCCCATCGCCACGGGCGGCACGATCGCCCACCTGCTCGCCATCGACTACGCCCTCAAGCCGGTGCTCTGCGAGTTGGGAGCGCGGCACCTCTTGGGAGGGGTGTACGCGGTCGACAAGCAAATCCAGCGGCAGGCCGACGGCAGCACCGTGCTCGACGAAGAAATCGACCAGCGCCTGAAGCACTCGGTCGGCGATCTGGTCAAAGCGATCGGGGGCTAG
- a CDS encoding DUF3037 domain-containing protein, which yields MHEPIAYDYATIRLVPKVEREEFVNVGVIISCPARAFLEARIELDERRASALDPTLDLEAIRVHLQTIPTICAGGEQAGPIGRLSQRERFYWLIAPRSTVIQTSAAHRGLCKSPAAVLEHLLDTMVRPPRTQRQRQWSIPVEGGADRLD from the coding sequence GTGCACGAACCGATTGCGTATGATTACGCGACGATCCGCCTCGTTCCCAAAGTCGAGCGCGAAGAGTTCGTCAACGTCGGGGTGATCATTTCGTGTCCTGCCAGGGCGTTTTTGGAGGCACGCATCGAACTAGACGAGCGGCGGGCATCGGCACTCGATCCGACCCTGGATCTCGAAGCGATCCGGGTCCACCTGCAGACCATACCGACTATCTGTGCCGGTGGAGAGCAAGCGGGGCCAATCGGCCGACTGTCGCAGAGGGAGCGCTTCTACTGGCTGATTGCGCCCCGCAGCACGGTGATTCAGACCTCGGCCGCGCACCGCGGTCTTTGCAAAAGCCCGGCTGCCGTGCTGGAGCACCTGCTCGACACGATGGTGCGTCCACCTCGCACGCAGAGGCAGAGGCAATGGTCGATTCCGGTGGAGGGTGGTGCCGATAGATTGGACTGA
- a CDS encoding HipA family kinase yields MGIRTVIATRYVTPLREGGSLPAIVEADDDGMYVLKFRGAGQGPKALIAELVAGEIARACGLPVPEIVFVELDPELARTEPDPEIQHLIRASAGLNLALDYLPGSVTFDPLAVQPDADLASSIVWFDAYVTNVDRTPRNTNMLMWHRRLWLIDHGAALYFHHTWKNHLERSREPFALIKDHVLLRFADALGEADARMSERVTPQVIDGIVERIPEAWLGADSPFVGGEQHREAYRKYLLRRLEPPRAFLEEASRARTDCV; encoded by the coding sequence ATGGGCATCAGAACGGTAATTGCCACAAGGTATGTGACCCCGTTGCGCGAGGGCGGATCGCTCCCGGCCATCGTCGAAGCCGACGACGACGGCATGTACGTGCTCAAATTTCGCGGCGCCGGGCAGGGACCCAAAGCCCTGATAGCCGAACTGGTGGCCGGGGAAATCGCCCGCGCCTGCGGTTTGCCGGTGCCTGAGATCGTTTTTGTCGAACTCGATCCCGAACTCGCCCGCACCGAACCCGACCCGGAAATTCAACACTTGATCCGGGCCAGCGCCGGCCTCAATCTTGCCCTCGACTACCTGCCCGGTTCGGTCACCTTCGACCCGCTGGCGGTTCAACCCGACGCGGATCTGGCTTCTTCGATCGTCTGGTTCGACGCCTATGTGACCAACGTCGATCGCACCCCCCGCAACACGAACATGCTGATGTGGCACCGGCGGCTCTGGCTTATCGATCACGGCGCGGCCCTCTACTTCCACCACACCTGGAAGAATCACCTGGAGCGCAGCCGCGAGCCGTTCGCCCTGATCAAAGATCACGTACTGCTGCGGTTTGCCGACGCTCTGGGCGAGGCCGATGCACGCATGAGCGAGCGGGTCACACCGCAAGTCATCGACGGCATTGTCGAACGCATTCCTGAGGCCTGGTTGGGCGCAGACTCTCCGTTTGTCGGCGGCGAGCAGCACCGAGAGGCTTATAGGAAGTACCTGCTGAGACGGCTGGAGCCGCCACGAGCTTTTTTGGAGGAGGCGAGCCGTGCACGAACCGATTGCGTATGA
- a CDS encoding VOC family protein — protein sequence MSSNHVNSQNMKLEVVVFGVSDVDRAKAFYENLGWRLDIDVAEGDDFRGVQMTPHNSEASIIFGKGVISAEPGSAHSLVLAVDEPPGAARGL from the coding sequence ATGAGCAGCAATCACGTAAACAGTCAAAATATGAAGCTCGAAGTCGTGGTGTTCGGCGTTTCCGACGTTGACCGCGCGAAGGCGTTCTACGAGAATCTCGGCTGGCGGCTCGACATCGACGTCGCAGAGGGCGACGACTTCCGTGGCGTGCAGATGACGCCGCACAACTCGGAAGCCTCGATCATCTTCGGCAAGGGAGTCATATCGGCCGAGCCCGGCTCGGCGCACAGCCTGGTCCTCGCCGTTGACGAACCACCGGGTGCTGCTCGCGGCCTTTGA